A stretch of Plasmodium chabaudi chabaudi strain AS genome assembly, chromosome: 14 DNA encodes these proteins:
- a CDS encoding AP-1 complex subunit mu-1, putative, translating into MACISAIFIIDLKGKVIISRNYRGEINANLLEVFYNCVIDQEDNLIKPIFHVNGITYCWVAYNNIYILAITKKNSNATLIITFLYKLIQVLKDYFKVLEEESIKDNFVITYELLDEMIDNGFPQLSEVKILREYIKNKAHQLTVKNIKIPSAITNSVSWRNEGIKYKKNEIFLDVVESLNIIISSNGTVLRSEIMGCLKMKSYLSGMPELKLGLNDKLLFNKNLTNFSTLGNNGNNSNNNNNMSNNNSNSGIASSNANTPNNNRTKLVELEDIKFHQCVRLSKFENDRTISFIPPDGIFNLMTYRLSTHVKPLFWLDINISKKSLTKIEYIVKAKSQFKNKSIANNVEFHLPVPADVDSPHFQTYIGTVKYYPDKDILLWKIKQFQGQKEYIMNAQFGLPSVVSNENKDVYYKRPVNVKFEIPYFTVSGITVRYLKIIEKSGYQALPWVRYITQNGDYQVRIS; encoded by the coding sequence ATGGCATGTATTAGTGcgatttttattatcgATTTAAAGGGGAAAGTAATAATAAGCAGAAATTATCGAGGTGAAATAAATGCAAATTTACTTGaagttttttataactGTGTAATAGATCAAGAAgataatttgataaaacCTATCTTTCATGTAAATGGCATAACATATTGTTGGGTTgcttataataatatatatatattagcaataaccaaaaaaaatagtaatgcaacattaataattacttttttatataaattaatacaaGTATTAAAAGATTATTTTAAAGTATTAGAAGAAGAAAGTATAAAAGATAATTTTGTCATTACTTATGAATTATTAGATGAAATGATAGATAATGGATTTCCACAATTAAGTGaagttaaaatattaagagAGTAcatcaaaaataaagctCATCAATTAActgttaaaaatataaaaattccTTCTGCTATAACAAATTCAGTATCTTGGAGGAATGAAGGaatcaaatataaaaaaaatgaaatatttttagatGTTGTTGAaagtttaaatattattatttcatctAATGGTACTGTTTTACGAAGTGAAATTATGGGatgtttaaaaatgaaatcaTATTTATCTGGAATGCCAGAATTGAAACTTGGATTAAATGACAAACTGttatttaacaaaaacTTAACCAACTTTTCAACTCTTGGcaataatggaaataatagtaataataataataatatgtcaAATAACAATTCCAATTCTGGTATTGCTTCGAGTAATGCCAATACACCAAATAATAATCGAACGAAATTAGTAGAACTAGAAGATATAAAATTCCATCAATGTGTAAGGTTatcaaaatttgaaaatgatagaacaatttcttttatacCCCCTGATggtatatttaatttaatgaCGTACCGATTAAGTACTCATGTAAAACCATTATTTTGGctagatataaatatatcaaaaaaatcacTCACAAAAATTGAATATATTGTTAAAGCGAAAtcacaatttaaaaataaaagtattgCTAATAATGTAGAATTTCATTTGCCAGTTCCAGCAGATGTTGATTCACCACATTTCCAAACTTATATTGGTACTGTTAAATATTACCCTgataaagatatattattatggaAAATTAAACAATTTCAAGGccaaaaagaatatattatgaatgCCCAATTTGGATTACCATCAGTTGTATcgaatgaaaataaagatgtatattataaacgACCTGTAAATGTTAAATTTGAAATCCCATATTTTACTGTTTCAGGTATAACTGTAcgttatttaaaaattattgaaaaaagtGGTTATCAAGCTTTGCCTTGGGTTAGATATATCACACAAAATGGTGATTATCAAGTTAGAATATCCTGA